One window from the genome of Spirosoma rhododendri encodes:
- a CDS encoding SusC/RagA family TonB-linked outer membrane protein: MSRIIRSLFLLLIVLMGHHIRAQNGAITGRVTLRDDNSPIPGASVVVLGTSRGTTTNANGTFQIQADRGQVLRVSFIGTTTQDVAVGNATAINISLVPETNALNEVVVTALGIKREKRQLGYAVTEVGGQDLAQTQRDNFLNALQGRVAGVQVATTSGLPGSSSQVIIRGINSLSGNNQPLFVIDGMPISNRTAESSSFVASKTSSASFENRTVDFSNRAQDINPNDIESITVLKGPEAAALYGVEAANGAVVITTKKGRNGKGTISYTNSFTWQSINRSRLPQVQQVYGQGVNGVPQDNTFSYFGPAYAEGTRLYDNVNSFLQTGMGQRHNLSFDGGTDKYTFRLSGGYTSSQGVIPTTRYDRLNLTLAGTAKINDKLSAEATLQYINTANTKVSKGSNSFLLGMLQWPQVDNMSNYLNADGSRRFITGSAEIENPYFDVNRNELRDRGDRAITNIGLSYAATDWLTFSGRVGLDVYSTQYLIKYHPESNRSGGTIGGSLDQSTDNNRTLTVQYFATAKKQFNKLSTSFRVGQAIYDYRYNALSTRGEKFLDPNFTSINNTDPLTQKSLSVLQQRRLFGVFGDLTLGYNDLLFVTVTGRNDWSSTFPAESRSFFYPSISTSFVFTELVPQGRFRNALSYGKLRISAAQVGKEAPVYATSQAYENQTTTGGGFSYGFTAPNPFLVPEKVNSFETGVELKFFNGRLGLDAAYYRTKSTNQIIQNLRISYGTGFVLKTINTGDLWNDGIELSLNAEPVRTGLFSWNTTVNFTKTNSRLLSLPNGLSEYYNSDTWVYRNVRNGARVDNPLTTLTGDTYVRNSSGTILINPQTGLPYVETSWKVVGNRNPDFQMGFLNSFTIKNNLTLSFLLDIRKGGDVYNATESFLYRQGLSRNSLDRQTPRVFDGVLKDGLENTATPTKNTIQVVPYYNSTYYTGALADENFIEHNISWVRLKDVTLRYNLPASLLNRSRVFRTASVFFTGTDLFLLTNYSGGDPGVNASNAVTGGSGGYGIDFGNLPLPRTLNVGLNVSL; the protein is encoded by the coding sequence ATGAGCCGAATTATACGCAGTCTTTTTCTGCTGCTGATTGTGCTGATGGGCCATCATATACGGGCGCAGAACGGCGCCATTACCGGCCGGGTAACGTTGCGGGACGACAATTCGCCGATTCCGGGCGCGAGCGTCGTCGTGCTGGGCACATCGCGCGGTACGACGACCAACGCCAACGGTACATTCCAGATTCAGGCCGATCGGGGGCAGGTGCTGCGCGTCAGCTTTATCGGCACCACCACGCAGGATGTAGCGGTTGGCAACGCGACCGCCATCAACATCAGTCTGGTGCCGGAAACCAACGCGCTCAACGAAGTCGTCGTGACGGCGCTCGGTATCAAACGCGAAAAGCGACAGTTGGGCTACGCCGTCACGGAAGTCGGTGGGCAGGACCTCGCCCAGACCCAGCGCGACAACTTTCTGAACGCCCTCCAGGGCCGGGTTGCGGGTGTGCAGGTCGCCACAACGAGCGGGTTGCCGGGTTCATCGTCGCAGGTCATTATACGGGGTATTAACTCGCTCAGCGGCAACAATCAGCCCCTGTTTGTGATCGACGGTATGCCCATCAGCAACCGCACCGCCGAAAGCAGCAGCTTCGTAGCGTCGAAAACGTCGAGTGCGTCGTTTGAAAACCGGACCGTCGATTTCAGCAACCGGGCGCAGGATATCAACCCCAATGACATTGAAAGCATTACGGTGCTGAAAGGACCCGAAGCGGCTGCGCTTTACGGTGTCGAAGCGGCCAACGGCGCGGTGGTCATCACGACCAAGAAAGGGCGCAACGGCAAAGGCACGATCTCGTACACGAATAGTTTTACGTGGCAGAGCATCAACCGGAGCCGCCTGCCGCAGGTGCAGCAGGTGTACGGGCAGGGCGTCAACGGCGTTCCGCAGGACAACACGTTCAGCTATTTCGGCCCCGCCTACGCCGAAGGAACCCGGCTCTACGACAACGTCAACAGTTTCCTGCAAACGGGTATGGGTCAGCGGCATAACCTGTCGTTCGACGGTGGTACCGACAAATACACCTTCCGGCTGTCGGGCGGCTATACCAGTTCGCAGGGCGTTATTCCAACCACGCGCTACGACCGACTGAACCTGACCCTCGCCGGCACGGCCAAAATCAACGATAAACTGAGCGCGGAAGCGACGCTGCAATACATCAACACCGCCAACACGAAAGTATCGAAAGGCTCGAACAGCTTTTTGCTCGGGATGCTGCAATGGCCGCAGGTCGATAACATGAGCAACTACCTCAACGCTGACGGGTCGCGCCGGTTCATCACGGGCAGTGCCGAAATCGAAAACCCGTACTTCGACGTCAACAGAAACGAGTTGCGCGACCGGGGCGACCGCGCCATCACGAACATTGGCCTGAGTTACGCAGCGACCGACTGGCTGACGTTCAGCGGGCGCGTCGGACTGGATGTGTATTCGACCCAGTACCTGATTAAGTACCACCCCGAATCGAACCGGTCGGGCGGTACCATCGGCGGCTCGCTCGATCAGTCGACCGACAATAACCGCACGCTGACGGTGCAGTATTTTGCCACGGCAAAGAAGCAGTTCAACAAACTGAGTACGTCGTTTCGGGTTGGGCAGGCCATCTACGATTATCGCTACAACGCGCTGTCGACGCGGGGCGAAAAATTCCTCGACCCTAACTTTACCAGCATCAACAACACCGATCCGCTGACCCAGAAATCGCTGTCGGTGTTGCAGCAGCGACGGCTGTTCGGCGTCTTCGGCGACCTTACGCTGGGCTACAACGACCTGCTGTTTGTGACCGTTACGGGCCGCAATGACTGGAGCAGCACCTTCCCCGCCGAAAGTCGGTCGTTCTTCTACCCTTCGATATCGACCAGCTTCGTCTTCACCGAGCTAGTGCCGCAGGGACGCTTCCGCAACGCGCTCAGCTACGGCAAACTCCGCATTTCGGCAGCTCAGGTAGGCAAGGAAGCCCCCGTCTATGCCACCTCGCAGGCCTACGAAAACCAGACCACAACGGGGGGCGGATTCAGCTACGGCTTCACAGCTCCCAATCCGTTTCTGGTGCCCGAAAAAGTCAATTCGTTTGAAACGGGCGTCGAGCTGAAATTCTTCAACGGGCGGCTCGGCCTCGACGCGGCTTACTACCGCACCAAAAGCACGAACCAGATTATCCAGAACCTGCGGATCAGCTACGGTACGGGCTTTGTCCTGAAAACGATCAACACGGGCGATCTCTGGAACGATGGTATCGAGCTGTCGCTCAACGCCGAACCGGTACGGACGGGATTGTTTAGCTGGAACACAACGGTCAATTTCACCAAAACCAACAGCCGCCTGCTGAGCCTGCCCAACGGCCTGTCGGAATACTACAACTCCGATACGTGGGTGTACCGCAACGTCCGCAACGGGGCCCGTGTAGACAATCCGCTGACAACACTGACTGGCGACACCTACGTGCGCAACAGTAGCGGCACGATCCTGATTAACCCACAAACCGGCCTGCCCTACGTTGAAACGTCGTGGAAAGTGGTGGGTAATCGCAACCCGGATTTCCAGATGGGCTTCCTGAACTCGTTTACGATTAAGAACAATCTGACGCTGAGTTTCCTGCTCGACATTCGCAAGGGTGGCGACGTGTACAACGCGACGGAATCGTTTCTGTACCGGCAGGGCCTGAGCCGTAACTCCCTCGACCGGCAGACGCCCCGCGTGTTCGACGGTGTGCTGAAAGACGGGCTGGAAAACACGGCCACCCCGACTAAAAACACGATTCAGGTGGTGCCGTATTACAACAGCACTTACTACACCGGTGCGCTGGCCGACGAGAACTTTATCGAACACAATATCAGCTGGGTACGGCTTAAAGATGTGACGCTGCGCTACAACCTGCCCGCGTCGCTGCTCAACCGGTCGCGGGTGTTCAGGACAGCAAGCGTGTTTTTCACCGGTACCGACCTGTTTCTGCTGACCAACTATTCGGGGGGCGACCCCGGTGTCAACGCCAGCAACGCCGTAACGGGTGGTTCGGGCGGTTACGGCATCGACTTCGGCAACCTGCCCCTCCCCCGCACCCTGAATGTGGGGCTGAATGTTAGTTTATAG
- a CDS encoding M16 family metallopeptidase — MEDYEVITLPNGIRIAHRQIPHTQIAHCGIMLDIGSRDEQPHQQGLAHFWEHMAFKGTEKRKSYHIITRLETVGGELNAYTTKEKVCFHASVLGAHFEKATELLADITFHSVFPEKQIERERGVILEEMAMYYDSPEDAIQDDFDELVFPNHALGGNILGTTETVESFTREDLQRFIAENYDTSRIVFASVSNMPFKQVVKIVEKYLRDVPTQHTSRKRQQPTNYVPKQTRIERPITQAQCAIGRPAYGLTDPRRLPFFMLVNLLGGPGMNSRLNLNLREKYGLVYSIDASYTPYLDTGFLGIYFGTDPKKVDKANRLISQELRRLREQPLTTLQLHQTKEQLIGQLAMAEESNNSFMLMMAKSLLDIDRVEALADINADINAITAPQLQDLAQEAFQEEQFSSLTFVPEK; from the coding sequence ATGGAAGATTACGAAGTTATTACCCTGCCCAACGGGATTCGCATCGCGCACCGGCAGATACCTCATACACAAATTGCGCACTGCGGCATCATGCTCGATATCGGCAGCCGCGATGAACAGCCGCATCAGCAGGGACTGGCCCATTTTTGGGAGCATATGGCCTTCAAAGGTACGGAGAAACGAAAGTCATACCACATCATTACCCGTCTTGAAACGGTTGGCGGTGAGCTAAATGCATACACCACGAAGGAAAAAGTGTGCTTTCACGCGTCGGTATTGGGTGCTCACTTCGAAAAAGCCACCGAACTGCTGGCCGACATCACCTTCCACTCGGTCTTTCCTGAAAAGCAGATCGAGCGCGAACGCGGGGTGATTCTGGAAGAAATGGCGATGTATTACGACTCGCCGGAAGACGCTATTCAGGATGATTTCGACGAACTGGTTTTCCCGAACCACGCACTCGGCGGCAACATTCTGGGCACCACCGAAACGGTCGAGTCGTTTACCCGCGAAGACCTGCAACGGTTCATCGCCGAGAACTACGACACCAGCCGGATCGTGTTCGCGTCGGTGAGCAATATGCCGTTCAAGCAGGTGGTGAAGATCGTGGAGAAGTACCTGCGCGACGTACCCACGCAGCATACGAGCCGCAAACGGCAGCAGCCCACCAACTACGTACCGAAGCAGACGCGTATCGAACGGCCTATTACGCAGGCACAGTGCGCCATCGGCCGACCCGCCTACGGCCTCACCGACCCGCGCCGATTGCCGTTTTTCATGCTGGTCAACCTGCTTGGTGGCCCCGGCATGAACTCGCGGCTGAACCTGAACCTGCGCGAAAAGTACGGCCTCGTCTACTCCATCGACGCCAGCTACACGCCTTACCTCGACACGGGTTTTCTGGGTATTTACTTCGGCACCGACCCCAAGAAAGTCGACAAAGCGAACCGGCTGATTAGCCAGGAACTGCGTCGGCTTCGCGAGCAGCCGCTGACGACATTGCAACTGCATCAGACGAAGGAGCAACTGATCGGGCAACTGGCGATGGCCGAAGAAAGCAACAACAGTTTTATGCTGATGATGGCAAAAAGTCTGCTCGACATCGACCGGGTCGAAGCCCTCGCAGATATCAACGCCGACATCAACGCCATCACCGCCCCCCAACTCCAGGACCTCGCCCAGGAAGCCTTCCAGGAAGAACAGTTCAGCTCCCTGACGTTCGTGCCGGAAAAATAA
- a CDS encoding DUF4397 domain-containing protein produces MRNYTYVLLLLATLIGWSCERETLSIPSTPTPAGARIKLVHTAPEAASIDLYINDQKISAGLPTGASSISAGTGTPTAITYGSTFPGSGVSYAVVQSGQVPITLSSPAATTTSSTTTVATQTLTLNEGSYYSLLVFGTGTQPQVKLIPDDFSAANDPSKFYVRFINLIPNAPAYDLALSTGTVLASNIAYQGISSFVGVDVSNNASFVFRLAGTTTNVTTAQTFTSSTSGRVVTIVAQGIFGRTGTAVPRLFIYVNR; encoded by the coding sequence ATGCGCAACTACACATACGTACTCCTGCTGCTGGCAACCCTGATCGGGTGGTCATGCGAGCGCGAAACTTTATCGATTCCATCGACGCCGACCCCGGCCGGTGCGCGCATCAAGCTGGTCCATACCGCCCCCGAAGCCGCATCGATTGATTTGTATATCAACGATCAGAAAATCAGCGCGGGCCTGCCAACGGGTGCCAGCAGCATCAGTGCCGGCACCGGAACCCCCACGGCCATTACCTACGGCAGCACGTTTCCGGGTTCGGGCGTCAGCTACGCGGTTGTGCAGTCGGGGCAGGTACCGATTACCCTGAGCAGCCCGGCCGCCACCACGACGAGCAGCACCACCACCGTAGCGACTCAGACGCTGACGCTCAACGAGGGCAGCTACTATTCGCTGCTCGTGTTCGGTACGGGAACGCAGCCGCAGGTAAAGCTCATCCCGGATGATTTCAGCGCAGCCAATGACCCCAGCAAGTTCTACGTACGATTTATCAATCTGATCCCCAACGCCCCCGCTTACGACCTGGCGCTGTCGACCGGTACCGTGCTGGCGTCGAACATAGCGTATCAGGGTATCTCGTCGTTTGTGGGGGTCGACGTGAGTAACAACGCGTCGTTTGTATTCCGGCTGGCCGGTACGACCACCAACGTAACTACTGCCCAGACGTTTACCAGCAGCACCTCCGGTCGGGTAGTCACCATCGTCGCGCAGGGCATTTTCGGTCGCACCGGCACGGCCGTACCCCGGCTTTTTATCTACGTAAACCGATAA
- a CDS encoding NAD-dependent epimerase/dehydratase family protein, whose translation MNTVLVTGANGFLGGYLCRELLRRGHGVRAFVRPGSDQRMLADLPVDIWIGDLLDADNVRASVYGCDYIIHAGSATAVNPARNLSVRLANVQGTATTLAAATRAGIQRYIYVGSANVLEFGDRHHPGTEQSPYQDRFYGLDYMSSKQMATDLVLKAMQNDALPALVVHPTVTLGPYDYKNTAHALLTALYQKRIPATPTGGRNYIHVGDVATATVNALTMGALHESYILGNENLSYQQLFDMMAQIMQVRAPSRRLPRQLASLVGLFGDWRNAFSDQPGDYNSSLLAMANDKHYFSSEKAIQALALPQTPVRTALTEAFDWFRENGYLG comes from the coding sequence ATGAACACAGTATTGGTAACAGGTGCCAACGGCTTTCTGGGCGGCTACCTTTGCCGGGAACTACTTCGGCGGGGGCACGGCGTCCGGGCGTTTGTCAGGCCCGGCTCCGATCAGCGAATGCTGGCAGATCTACCCGTCGACATCTGGATAGGTGACCTGCTCGACGCCGACAACGTACGGGCGTCGGTGTACGGCTGCGACTACATCATTCACGCGGGGTCGGCAACGGCGGTCAATCCGGCCCGTAACCTGTCAGTACGGCTCGCCAATGTGCAGGGAACGGCTACCACGCTGGCGGCTGCTACGCGGGCGGGCATACAGCGCTATATCTACGTTGGGTCAGCGAATGTGCTTGAGTTTGGCGATCGGCACCACCCCGGCACCGAGCAGTCACCTTACCAGGACAGGTTCTACGGGCTCGATTACATGAGCAGTAAGCAAATGGCCACTGATCTGGTGCTTAAAGCCATGCAGAACGATGCCTTGCCTGCTCTGGTGGTACACCCTACGGTTACGCTCGGCCCGTATGATTACAAAAATACGGCCCACGCCCTGCTCACAGCCTTGTATCAGAAACGGATACCGGCTACGCCAACGGGAGGCCGTAACTACATCCATGTCGGCGACGTAGCCACCGCGACGGTCAATGCGCTGACGATGGGCGCCCTGCACGAGTCGTACATTCTGGGCAACGAAAATCTGAGCTATCAGCAGTTGTTCGACATGATGGCGCAGATCATGCAGGTCCGCGCCCCCAGTCGGCGGCTACCCCGGCAGCTGGCTTCACTCGTCGGGCTCTTCGGCGACTGGCGCAACGCCTTCTCCGACCAGCCCGGCGACTACAATTCGTCGTTGCTGGCGATGGCCAACGACAAACATTACTTTTCGTCAGAGAAAGCTATCCAAGCCCTTGCCCTCCCGCAAACGCCTGTCCGCACCGCCCTCACCGAAGCCTTCGACTGGTTTCGGGAAAATGGGTATTTAGGGTAA
- a CDS encoding pyridoxal phosphate-dependent aminotransferase: MSFNRRDWLRTSLLSGLSLAAAPAAFCEPEGDPALWLEPGKKGALKARLSANENPYGPSPKALKVITEAAPDGYLYAMEYAKQFKKMVADAEGVPEECVLLGAGSGELLTASSLWAAYRPNAGRTIVAPDPTFDQLPRAAVKHGITMDRVPLVAADGYDINLNKLNERVGSQTGMVYLCNPNNPTAITVDPAKLRAFCESVGAKTPILVDEAYIDYTPDPKAYSMVDLVKKGANVIITRTFSKVHGFAGLRTGYLIAKPELVEQISKFSTGGSGLSMTTLRAAMASLQDKDFIKYSLGKTQESKDYLYGVLKQHSYEPLPSGANFVMFPIRMKGEDFVARMMEQGVSIRQWKFDGQYWCRVSLGTMPQMQAFADGLKLVS, encoded by the coding sequence ATGTCATTCAATCGTCGCGACTGGCTCCGCACCAGTTTGTTATCCGGCCTGAGCCTGGCAGCTGCCCCGGCCGCTTTCTGTGAACCCGAGGGCGACCCGGCTCTGTGGCTGGAACCCGGTAAGAAAGGTGCACTCAAGGCCCGGCTGTCGGCCAACGAAAACCCGTACGGGCCGTCGCCAAAAGCCCTGAAAGTGATTACCGAAGCCGCCCCCGACGGATACCTGTACGCGATGGAGTACGCCAAACAGTTTAAGAAAATGGTGGCCGACGCTGAAGGTGTTCCGGAAGAGTGCGTGCTGCTGGGAGCCGGGTCTGGCGAACTGCTAACGGCGTCTTCCCTCTGGGCAGCGTACCGGCCCAATGCCGGTCGGACCATCGTTGCGCCCGATCCGACGTTCGATCAGCTACCCCGCGCGGCCGTCAAGCACGGTATCACGATGGACCGGGTGCCGCTCGTCGCTGCCGATGGATACGACATCAACCTGAACAAACTGAATGAGCGGGTTGGCAGTCAGACCGGCATGGTATACCTGTGCAACCCCAACAACCCTACGGCCATTACGGTCGATCCGGCGAAGCTGCGGGCGTTCTGCGAATCGGTCGGTGCAAAAACACCGATTCTGGTCGACGAAGCCTACATCGACTACACCCCCGACCCGAAGGCCTATTCGATGGTCGATCTGGTGAAGAAAGGGGCTAACGTTATTATCACCCGGACGTTCTCGAAAGTACACGGCTTCGCCGGACTCCGGACAGGGTACCTGATCGCCAAACCTGAACTGGTGGAGCAGATCAGTAAATTCTCCACGGGCGGCAGCGGACTGAGCATGACCACGCTACGGGCGGCCATGGCCAGTTTGCAGGACAAAGACTTTATCAAGTATTCGCTGGGTAAAACCCAGGAGTCGAAAGATTACCTGTACGGTGTACTAAAACAGCACAGTTATGAACCGCTACCGTCGGGGGCCAATTTTGTTATGTTCCCCATTCGGATGAAAGGCGAAGACTTCGTAGCGCGTATGATGGAGCAGGGCGTCAGCATTCGGCAGTGGAAATTTGACGGTCAGTACTGGTGCCGGGTTAGCCTGGGTACTATGCCGCAGATGCAGGCATTCGCCGATGGACTGAAGCTGGTCTCCTGA
- a CDS encoding SusD/RagB family nutrient-binding outer membrane lipoprotein, whose amino-acid sequence MNRNFIRLFLLSGLILALSSCDNYLDINKNPNNPDQVEAALLLAPIEVNYALGVQFDGRVIGRYVQNWQSYLANDTWDLHGYAAASDVGGELWRNVYFKAGRNLVNLIDDARANQKWDYLGVGLVMKAWGWQMLTDVHGEIILSEAFDQDPQKNQFNYDTQEAAYAEVVRLLTEAIPYLNRTDGRVSQAQLARGDIMYAGDRLKWKRFAYGLLAINAHHLSKKSNYDPNKVIAYVDSAFTSNSDNALMPFNGNSTADASFFGPTRQNLQVYGQGDFMLRLLDGRVFNGVKDPRQPQMLVASGDGVYRGLNPGAGQSTAASIPMNVRVLSPWATQLNSIPPAGTTGKYIFTDKGPFPMMTYSQLQFIKAEAAFIKGDKATALTAYRNGISAHMTYAGVSSADQATYLANATIVPAAGSLTLSQIMLQKYIAQWGWGFLEQWADLRRYNYSADVFSTFQLPQTFPTANNGKPVQRLRPRYNSEYVWNVDALARINALDLDYHTKPVWFSQP is encoded by the coding sequence ATGAACCGAAACTTCATACGTCTCTTCCTGCTAAGTGGGCTGATACTGGCCCTGAGCAGCTGCGACAACTACCTCGACATTAACAAAAACCCCAACAACCCCGATCAGGTTGAAGCGGCTCTGCTGCTGGCCCCCATCGAAGTCAACTATGCGCTGGGCGTGCAGTTCGACGGCCGGGTCATTGGCCGATACGTGCAGAACTGGCAGTCGTACCTGGCCAACGACACCTGGGATTTGCACGGTTACGCAGCCGCGTCTGACGTGGGTGGCGAACTCTGGCGCAACGTGTATTTCAAAGCCGGTCGCAACCTGGTCAACCTGATCGACGATGCCCGCGCCAATCAGAAGTGGGATTACCTCGGCGTGGGGCTGGTGATGAAAGCGTGGGGCTGGCAGATGCTGACCGACGTGCACGGTGAAATAATCCTGTCGGAAGCCTTCGATCAGGACCCGCAGAAGAACCAGTTCAACTACGACACGCAGGAAGCCGCATATGCCGAAGTGGTGCGTCTGCTTACCGAAGCGATTCCCTACCTCAACCGCACCGATGGCAGGGTATCGCAGGCGCAGCTGGCCCGTGGCGACATTATGTACGCGGGCGACCGGCTCAAGTGGAAGCGGTTTGCCTACGGCCTGCTGGCGATCAACGCGCATCATCTGTCGAAGAAAAGCAACTACGACCCCAACAAAGTCATCGCCTACGTCGACAGCGCCTTCACCAGCAACAGCGACAACGCGCTGATGCCCTTCAACGGAAACAGCACCGCCGACGCCAGCTTCTTCGGCCCCACGCGCCAGAACCTTCAGGTGTACGGGCAGGGCGACTTCATGCTGCGCCTGCTCGACGGGCGGGTGTTCAACGGCGTGAAAGACCCACGCCAGCCGCAGATGCTCGTTGCCAGTGGCGATGGTGTGTATCGGGGGCTGAACCCCGGCGCGGGGCAGTCAACGGCGGCAAGCATCCCGATGAATGTGCGGGTTCTGAGCCCGTGGGCAACCCAGCTGAACAGCATACCGCCAGCCGGTACGACGGGCAAGTACATCTTTACCGACAAAGGGCCGTTTCCGATGATGACTTATTCGCAGCTTCAGTTTATCAAGGCAGAAGCCGCGTTTATCAAAGGCGACAAGGCCACGGCCCTCACCGCCTACCGCAACGGCATCAGCGCGCATATGACCTACGCGGGCGTGTCGTCCGCCGATCAGGCTACGTATCTGGCCAATGCCACCATCGTACCAGCCGCCGGGTCGCTGACGCTCAGCCAGATCATGCTGCAAAAGTACATCGCGCAGTGGGGCTGGGGTTTTCTGGAGCAATGGGCCGACCTGCGCCGGTACAACTACAGCGCCGACGTGTTTTCCACGTTCCAGCTGCCGCAAACCTTCCCGACCGCCAATAACGGCAAACCGGTTCAGCGGCTGCGCCCCCGCTACAATTCGGAGTACGTCTGGAACGTCGACGCACTGGCCAGGATCAACGCCCTCGACCTCGATTATCACACCAAACCCGTCTGGTTCAGCCAGCCATAA
- a CDS encoding glycosyltransferase family 9 protein: MITVTNPHRFLLIQTAFIGDVILATALLEELHRRMPEAEIDMLVRRGNEGLLANHPLLNEVLVWDKKGAGGAFGKYSSLRKLLSLIRDRQYDVILNLQRFGTTGLLTALSNARVTVGFKKNPFSRWFTYAVDHRIEPGIHEVDRNAALLEPLELPNWRARRTRPRLYPSPADYAAVQPYQTGPYCCIAPTSVWFTKQYPLFKWADVIGKLPDDQTVYLLGAPSDAAICDELIRLVPGRAVVNLAGKLSLLASAALLEGAQMNYVNDSAPLHLCSAVNAPTTAVFCSTVPEFGFGPLADTSRIAQTPYLLECRPCNLHGRAKCPLGHFLCATTVEL; encoded by the coding sequence ATGATAACCGTAACAAATCCACACCGGTTCCTACTGATTCAAACTGCCTTTATCGGCGATGTTATTCTGGCAACGGCCCTGCTGGAGGAACTGCATCGACGAATGCCCGAGGCTGAAATCGATATGCTGGTTCGGCGGGGCAATGAAGGGTTGCTGGCCAATCATCCGCTGCTGAATGAGGTGCTGGTCTGGGACAAAAAAGGGGCGGGCGGGGCTTTCGGTAAATATAGTAGCCTGCGCAAACTCCTCAGCCTGATTCGCGACCGGCAGTACGATGTTATCCTGAATTTGCAACGCTTCGGCACGACGGGCCTGCTGACGGCCTTATCGAACGCCCGCGTTACGGTCGGTTTCAAGAAAAATCCGTTTTCGCGCTGGTTCACCTACGCCGTCGATCACCGCATCGAACCCGGCATACATGAAGTCGACCGGAACGCTGCCCTGCTCGAACCGCTCGAACTGCCTAACTGGCGCGCCCGCCGGACCCGCCCCCGTCTGTACCCGTCGCCCGCTGATTACGCGGCTGTGCAACCCTATCAGACCGGCCCGTACTGCTGTATCGCGCCAACGTCGGTCTGGTTTACCAAGCAATACCCGTTGTTCAAGTGGGCCGACGTGATCGGGAAATTACCCGACGATCAGACGGTTTATCTGTTGGGGGCACCCTCCGACGCGGCCATCTGCGACGAACTGATCCGACTCGTGCCGGGCCGCGCCGTCGTAAATCTGGCTGGGAAGCTAAGCCTGCTGGCGTCGGCGGCACTGCTGGAAGGTGCGCAGATGAACTACGTCAACGATTCGGCCCCGCTTCACCTGTGCTCGGCTGTGAACGCACCCACGACGGCCGTCTTCTGCTCGACCGTGCCCGAATTTGGCTTCGGCCCCCTCGCCGACACGTCGCGTATCGCCCAGACACCTTACCTGCTGGAGTGCCGCCCCTGCAATCTCCACGGCCGCGCCAAATGCCCCCTCGGCCATTTCCTCTGCGCCACGACGGTAGAACTATAA